The proteins below come from a single Vidua chalybeata isolate OUT-0048 chromosome 1, bVidCha1 merged haplotype, whole genome shotgun sequence genomic window:
- the CDH10 gene encoding cadherin-10 isoform X3 → MQSCSAEALLLPAGLSTGALVAILLCIIILLVIVVLFAALKRQRKKEPLILSKEDIRDNIVSYNDEGGGEEDTQAFDIGTLRNPAAIEDKKLRRDIIPETLFVPRRTPSAPDNTDVRDFINQRLKEHDTDPSAPPYDSLATYAYEGNDSIAESLSSLESGTTEGDQNYDYLREWGPRFNKLAEMYGGGESDKDTS, encoded by the exons ATGCagtcctgcagtgctgaggCCTTGCTGCTCCCTGCCGGCCTCAGCACAGGGGCACTGGTGGCCATTCTCCTCTGCATCATTATCCTGCTAG TTATAGTGGTGCTatttgctgctctgaagaggCAACGAAAGAAGGAGCCTTTGATCCTTTCTAAAGAGGACATCAGAGACAACATTGTGAGTTACAATGACGAAGGTGGTGGAGAGGAAGACACCCAAGCCTTTGATATTGGCACACTGAGGAATCCTGCAGCTATCGAAGATAAGAAGCTTCGGCGAGACATTATCCCTGAAACGTTATTTGTGCCACGGAGGACTCCTTCGGCGCCAGACAACACGGATGTCCGAGATTTCATTAACCAAAGGCTAAAAGAGCACGACACTGATCCCTCTGCGCCGCCGTATGACTCGCTTGCAACTTATGCCTATGAAGGAAACGATTCCATAGCTGAATCCTTGAGCTCCTTGGAGTCAGGTACTACAGAAGGAGACCAAAACTATGATTACCTCCGAGAGTGGGGCCCTCGGTTTAATAAGCTAGCTGAGATGTACGGTGGAGGAGAAAGTGACAAAGACACTTCTTAA